From the Kitasatospora viridis genome, one window contains:
- the pyk gene encoding pyruvate kinase, with product MRRAKIVCTLGPAADTYDQIKALVDAGMDIARLNLSHGSHAEHEERYRRVRKAADETGRSVGILVDLQGPKIRLETFAEGPVLLERGDEFTITVDDVPGDRLICGTTYKGLAADVTRGERILVDDGRVCLEVTSVDGPRVHCLVIEGGLVSDHKGLNLPGVAVSVPALSDKDVADLRWALRTGADLIALSFVRSGKDIEDVHRIMAEEGRHLPVIAKVEKPQAVEALDSIVDAFDGIMVARGDLGVEMPLEQVPLVQKRAIKLARRNAKPVIVATQMLDSMINSSRPTRAEASDVANAVLDGTDAVMLSGETSVGKYPVETVKTMGRIIEAVEGEVLAAGLPPLTTGSKPRTQGGAVARAAAEIGDFLGAKYLIAFTQSGDTARRLTRYRSPIPVLAFTYEQAVRSQLALTWGVETFLGPFVPTTDEMVAQVDAQLLSLGRCERGDIVIITAGSPPGLAGSTNLVRVHHVGELDN from the coding sequence ATGCGCCGAGCAAAAATCGTCTGTACCCTCGGGCCCGCCGCCGACACGTACGACCAGATCAAGGCCCTGGTCGACGCCGGCATGGACATCGCCCGACTCAACCTCAGCCACGGCTCCCACGCCGAACACGAAGAGCGGTACCGCCGGGTCCGCAAGGCCGCCGACGAGACCGGCCGCAGCGTCGGAATCCTGGTGGACCTTCAAGGTCCGAAGATCCGCCTGGAGACCTTCGCCGAAGGGCCGGTACTCCTCGAACGCGGCGACGAGTTCACCATCACCGTCGACGACGTCCCCGGCGACCGCCTGATCTGCGGCACCACCTACAAGGGCCTCGCCGCCGACGTCACCCGCGGCGAGCGGATCCTGGTCGACGACGGCCGGGTCTGCCTGGAGGTCACCAGCGTCGACGGCCCCCGGGTGCACTGCCTCGTCATCGAAGGGGGCCTGGTCTCCGACCACAAGGGCCTCAACCTGCCCGGAGTCGCCGTCTCCGTGCCCGCGCTCAGCGACAAGGACGTCGCCGACCTGCGCTGGGCCCTGCGGACCGGCGCCGACCTGATCGCCCTCTCCTTCGTCCGCAGCGGCAAGGACATCGAGGACGTGCACCGGATCATGGCCGAGGAGGGCCGCCACCTCCCGGTGATCGCCAAGGTGGAGAAGCCGCAGGCCGTCGAGGCCCTGGACTCCATCGTCGACGCCTTCGACGGCATCATGGTCGCCCGCGGCGACCTCGGCGTCGAGATGCCGCTGGAGCAGGTCCCGCTGGTCCAGAAGCGCGCCATCAAGCTGGCCAGGCGCAACGCCAAGCCGGTCATCGTCGCCACCCAGATGCTCGACTCGATGATCAACTCCTCCCGGCCCACCCGGGCCGAGGCCTCCGACGTCGCCAACGCCGTGCTCGACGGCACCGACGCGGTGATGCTCTCCGGCGAGACCTCGGTCGGCAAGTACCCCGTCGAGACCGTCAAGACCATGGGCCGGATCATCGAGGCGGTCGAGGGCGAGGTGCTCGCCGCCGGCCTCCCGCCGCTCACCACCGGCTCCAAGCCGCGCACCCAGGGCGGCGCGGTCGCCCGGGCCGCCGCCGAGATCGGCGACTTCCTCGGGGCCAAGTACCTGATCGCCTTCACCCAGTCCGGGGACACCGCGCGCCGGCTCACCCGCTACCGCTCGCCGATCCCGGTGCTGGCCTTCACCTACGAGCAGGCGGTGCGCAGCCAACTGGCGCTCACCTGGGGCGTGGAGACCTTCCTCGGCCCGTTCGTCCCCACCACCGACGAGATGGTGGCCCAGGTCGACGCCCAACTGCTCAGCCTCGGCCGGTGCGAGCGCGGCGACATCGTGATCATCACCGCCGGGTCGCCGCCCGGCCTGGCCGGCTCCACCAACCTGGTGCGGGTGCACCACGTCGGCGAGCTCGACAACTGA
- a CDS encoding glycosyltransferase family 2 protein, giving the protein MPQPLLSVVVPAYDLHGQLSQCLESVLDQSFGGFELIVVADRSPQCPQELPEVAADDRVSVLRLNASVGVGRARNAGAARASGRFLLFLDADHLVSPGAFLMLADRAREVPEADLLLFGHTRLHRGRVWPGAAQAVLDRLDGELGEGDFAPAEHPELFGAPAQAWDRLISRELWIGERLGFPDGQYEEVSVVHEALLRARRAAVLPRELVQLRRRQTVHPTGSPGSTVFDLFDQYERSFELLENLSLPAAEAVRPVLFGRMVRHYLFVLDLAGCVARSERPQFFHRAAEHYRRLQPAGFARPGGREGVKFSLLAGGSYSAFEVAKLTQIARTAVAGRGN; this is encoded by the coding sequence ATGCCACAGCCGCTCCTCTCCGTCGTCGTGCCCGCCTATGACCTGCACGGACAGCTATCGCAGTGCCTGGAATCGGTGCTGGACCAGTCCTTCGGCGGCTTCGAGCTGATCGTGGTGGCCGACCGGTCGCCGCAGTGTCCGCAGGAGTTGCCGGAGGTGGCGGCGGACGACCGGGTGTCGGTGCTCCGGTTGAACGCCTCCGTCGGCGTGGGGCGGGCCCGGAACGCGGGGGCGGCGCGGGCGTCCGGGCGGTTCCTGCTCTTCCTGGACGCCGACCACCTGGTCTCGCCGGGCGCCTTCCTGATGCTGGCCGACCGGGCGCGCGAGGTGCCGGAGGCGGACCTGCTGCTGTTCGGGCACACCCGGCTGCACCGCGGGCGGGTCTGGCCGGGGGCGGCGCAGGCGGTGCTGGACCGGCTGGACGGGGAGCTCGGCGAGGGGGACTTCGCCCCGGCCGAGCACCCGGAGCTGTTCGGCGCGCCGGCCCAGGCCTGGGACCGGCTGATCAGCCGTGAGCTGTGGATCGGCGAGCGGCTGGGTTTCCCGGACGGCCAGTACGAGGAGGTGTCGGTCGTCCACGAGGCGCTGCTGCGGGCCCGCCGGGCGGCGGTGCTGCCGCGCGAGCTGGTGCAGCTGAGGCGCCGTCAGACGGTGCACCCCACCGGGTCGCCCGGCAGCACCGTCTTCGACCTGTTCGACCAGTACGAGCGCAGCTTCGAGCTGTTGGAGAACCTCTCGCTGCCCGCGGCCGAGGCGGTGCGCCCGGTCCTGTTCGGCCGGATGGTGCGGCACTACCTGTTCGTGCTGGACCTGGCGGGCTGCGTGGCCCGGTCGGAGCGTCCGCAGTTCTTCCACCGCGCGGCGGAGCACTACCGCCGGTTGCAGCCGGCCGGGTTCGCTCGTCCGGGGGGCCGGGAGGGCGTCAAGTTCTCGCTGCTGGCGGGTGGTTCGTACAGTGCCTTCGAGGTGGCGAAGCTGACCCAGATCGCCCGCACCGCGGTGGCGGGCCGGGGCAACTGA
- a CDS encoding type II toxin-antitoxin system RelE/ParE family toxin: MTWGEVELEPEVRDWILGLSQDDRGAVAFYVDLLADRGVLLGEPHTRQLDGKLRELRFYLGDRAMRVSYWIASGRRIVLLTVFRKTRMRESSEVARARRAMERCIAERHTLDEEE, from the coding sequence ATGACTTGGGGAGAAGTGGAGCTGGAGCCGGAAGTCCGGGACTGGATCCTCGGCCTGTCGCAGGATGATCGGGGTGCGGTCGCGTTCTACGTCGACCTGCTCGCGGACCGGGGTGTGCTCCTGGGCGAGCCCCATACACGACAGCTGGACGGCAAGCTCAGGGAGCTGCGGTTCTACCTCGGCGACCGGGCGATGCGGGTGAGTTACTGGATCGCTTCAGGGCGGCGCATCGTTCTGCTGACGGTGTTCCGGAAGACTCGGATGCGGGAGAGCAGCGAGGTGGCACGAGCACGTCGGGCCATGGAGCGCTGCATCGCGGAGCGGCACACGTTGGACGAGGAGGAGTGA
- a CDS encoding helix-turn-helix domain-containing protein, with product MAERTSWAELRGEVLGEAGVGAGYQAAKLRFELGEAVRRRREQLGLTQTQLAGRAGMQQPAVARFEAGGTMPTILLLERLALALDMRLSVEMEPLEKTG from the coding sequence ATGGCCGAGCGGACGTCGTGGGCCGAGCTGCGCGGAGAGGTCCTGGGCGAGGCCGGGGTCGGTGCCGGCTACCAGGCGGCGAAGCTGCGCTTCGAGCTGGGGGAGGCGGTGCGGCGCCGACGCGAACAGCTAGGGCTGACGCAGACTCAGCTGGCCGGGCGGGCGGGGATGCAACAGCCGGCGGTCGCGCGCTTCGAAGCCGGCGGTACGATGCCCACGATCCTGCTGCTGGAACGGTTGGCGCTCGCGCTGGACATGCGGCTCAGCGTGGAGATGGAACCGCTGGAGAAGACGGGCTGA
- a CDS encoding ANTAR domain-containing response regulator, translating into MSTADEQSQALESDAPQITRIVIAEDETLIRLDLKEMLEEEGYTVVGEAGDGETAVRLVEELKPDLAILDVKMPVLDGLSAAERIHEAHLAPVLMLTAFSQRELVDRARDAGAMAYIVKPFSKSDLVPAIEMAVSRYTEMRALEGEIADLTQRLETRKLVDRAKSVLQTKFGLNEPAAFRWIQKTSMDRRMTMAAVAEAVIEEGEAQDRKKAEEQA; encoded by the coding sequence GTGAGCACCGCCGACGAGCAGAGCCAGGCGCTGGAGTCCGATGCGCCGCAGATCACCCGGATCGTCATCGCCGAGGACGAGACGCTGATCCGGCTGGATCTGAAGGAGATGCTGGAGGAGGAGGGCTACACCGTGGTCGGCGAGGCCGGCGACGGGGAGACCGCGGTGCGACTGGTCGAGGAGCTGAAGCCCGACCTGGCGATCCTGGACGTGAAGATGCCGGTGCTGGACGGGCTGTCGGCGGCCGAGCGGATCCACGAGGCGCACCTGGCGCCGGTGTTGATGCTGACCGCGTTCTCGCAGCGGGAGTTGGTGGACCGGGCGCGGGACGCGGGGGCGATGGCGTACATCGTGAAGCCGTTCTCGAAGAGCGACCTGGTGCCGGCGATCGAGATGGCGGTGTCCCGGTACACCGAGATGCGGGCGCTGGAGGGGGAGATCGCGGATCTGACCCAGCGGTTGGAGACCCGCAAGCTGGTGGACCGGGCAAAGAGCGTGCTGCAGACCAAGTTCGGGCTGAACGAGCCGGCCGCCTTCCGGTGGATCCAGAAGACCTCGATGGACCGCCGGATGACGATGGCCGCGGTGGCCGAGGCGGTCATCGAGGAGGGCGAGGCGCAGGACCGGAAGAAGGCCGAGGAGCAGGCGTGA
- a CDS encoding ABC transporter ATP-binding protein, protein MTTPLLEVEDLRVAYGKIEAVKGISFTVAEGTVTTLIGTNGAGKTTTLRTLSGLLRPTTGRITFDGHALGSVPAHRIVALGLAHSPEGRHIFPRMTIEENLLLGAFLRKDPGITEDVERAYTLFPILGERRKQAAGTLSGGEQQMLAMGRALMSRPKLLMLDEPSMGLSPLMMQKIMATIVELRSGGTTILLVEQNAQAALSLSDQGYVMQTGRIVLSGTGRELLNDESVRKSYLGED, encoded by the coding sequence ATGACCACCCCACTCCTGGAGGTCGAGGACCTCCGCGTCGCCTACGGCAAGATCGAGGCCGTCAAGGGCATCAGCTTCACCGTCGCGGAAGGCACGGTCACCACCCTCATCGGCACCAACGGCGCCGGCAAGACCACCACCCTGCGCACCCTCTCCGGCCTGCTGCGCCCCACCACCGGCCGGATCACCTTCGACGGCCACGCCCTGGGCAGCGTCCCCGCGCACCGGATCGTCGCGCTCGGCCTGGCCCACTCCCCCGAGGGCCGGCACATCTTCCCCCGGATGACCATCGAGGAGAACCTGCTGCTCGGCGCCTTCCTGCGCAAGGACCCCGGCATCACCGAGGACGTGGAGCGGGCCTACACCCTCTTCCCGATCCTCGGCGAACGCCGCAAGCAGGCCGCCGGCACCCTGTCCGGCGGCGAGCAGCAGATGCTCGCGATGGGCCGCGCGCTGATGTCCCGGCCCAAGCTGCTGATGCTGGACGAGCCGTCCATGGGCTTGTCACCGCTGATGATGCAGAAGATCATGGCCACCATCGTGGAACTCCGCTCCGGCGGCACCACGATCCTGCTGGTCGAGCAGAACGCGCAGGCCGCGCTCTCGCTCTCCGACCAGGGCTACGTCATGCAGACCGGCCGGATCGTGCTCAGCGGCACCGGCCGGGAACTGCTGAACGACGAGTCGGTGCGCAAGTCCTACCTGGGCGAGGACTGA
- a CDS encoding ABC transporter ATP-binding protein, protein MTTTTTTAGTHPAGTLLDARGVTMRFGGLTAVSNVDLTVDEGEIIGLIGPNGAGKTTFFNCLTGLYVPTEGTVRFRDQVLPPKPHLVTQAGIARTFQNIRLFANMTVLENVLVGRHSRTKQGLLSALLRGPGYRRAEADSREKAMALLEFTGLADKAGQLARNLPYGEQRKLEIARALASEPGLLLLDEPTAGMNPQETRAAEDLVFAIRDRGIAILVIEHDMRFIFNLCDRTAVLVQGQKIVEGDKETVQNDERVITAYLGEPLEQPTDSTPTNDTEPSA, encoded by the coding sequence ATGACCACCACCACGACCACCGCCGGCACGCACCCCGCCGGCACCCTGCTCGACGCCCGCGGCGTCACCATGCGCTTCGGCGGGCTCACCGCCGTCAGCAACGTCGACCTCACCGTCGACGAGGGCGAGATCATCGGCCTGATCGGCCCCAACGGCGCCGGCAAGACCACCTTCTTCAACTGCCTCACCGGCCTCTACGTGCCCACCGAAGGCACCGTCAGATTCCGCGACCAGGTGCTGCCGCCCAAGCCCCACCTGGTCACCCAGGCCGGCATCGCCCGCACCTTCCAGAACATCCGGCTGTTCGCCAACATGACCGTGCTGGAGAACGTGCTCGTCGGCCGGCACAGCCGGACCAAGCAGGGCCTGCTCTCCGCACTGCTCCGCGGCCCCGGCTACCGCCGGGCCGAGGCCGACAGCCGGGAGAAGGCGATGGCGCTGCTGGAGTTCACCGGCCTCGCCGACAAGGCCGGGCAACTCGCCCGCAACCTGCCCTACGGCGAGCAGCGCAAACTGGAGATCGCCCGCGCGCTCGCCAGCGAACCCGGCCTGCTGCTGCTCGACGAACCCACCGCCGGCATGAACCCGCAGGAGACCCGGGCCGCCGAGGACCTCGTCTTCGCCATCCGCGACCGCGGCATCGCGATCCTGGTCATCGAGCACGACATGCGGTTCATCTTCAACCTCTGCGACCGCACCGCCGTGCTGGTGCAGGGTCAGAAGATCGTCGAGGGCGACAAGGAGACCGTGCAGAACGACGAGCGGGTGATCACCGCCTACCTCGGCGAACCGCTCGAACAACCCACGGACAGCACGCCCACGAACGACACGGAGCCCTCCGCATGA
- a CDS encoding branched-chain amino acid ABC transporter permease: MTTTAELRATAARTLTRLEGLVPAPVARALVAGGAVLTIASAWLSWTWTDRFPGDLTVSGYPGGLQWLTVAAGLLLLLQALAAYQVPGLRALAPTGHTGPLRGLALTALATTWFTLIAITVELNGLVNLTTGGVVAGLAVLPALFGSLALPGDRHPAAETGPLNPWQERLLVTGLTALGLAVFTYAIDTEYGELFVGFLITTGCAAGTWVKSGLFERVSRIAARNRAFGTAAGFVAAALFPLTQTNDHNANVGVNILIFATVALGLNIVVGLTGLLDLGYVAFLGVGAYTAALVSGSPFSPFHHQIPFWAAALVGAGASMVFGILIGAPTLRLRGDYLAIVTIGFGEIFHIAAKNLDGTSGPKITNGPNGIPQIPDINLFGLDLGNSWQLGSITIGRFANYFYLMLVVILIVIAVFSRAGNSRIGRAWIAIREDETAAEAMGINGYRAKLTAFALGATLAGLAGTVSAHVTYNVVPDPYVFAGSAPPNSAFLLAAVVLGGMGTVSGPLLGAALLYLIPDKLVFMDKYQLLAFGVALILLMRFRPEGLIANRRRQAEFHQADLPAQGGSPDTSSLSKAGA, from the coding sequence ATGACCACCACCGCCGAGCTGCGGGCCACCGCCGCCCGCACCCTCACCCGCCTCGAAGGCCTCGTCCCGGCCCCGGTCGCCCGCGCCCTGGTCGCCGGCGGCGCCGTGCTCACCATCGCCTCCGCCTGGCTCTCCTGGACCTGGACCGACCGGTTCCCCGGCGACCTCACCGTCTCCGGCTACCCCGGCGGCCTGCAGTGGCTCACCGTCGCCGCCGGCCTGCTGCTGCTCCTCCAGGCACTCGCCGCCTACCAGGTGCCGGGCCTGCGGGCACTGGCCCCCACCGGCCACACCGGACCGCTGCGCGGGCTCGCCCTGACCGCCCTCGCCACCACCTGGTTCACCCTGATCGCGATCACCGTCGAGCTGAACGGCCTGGTCAACCTGACCACCGGCGGCGTGGTCGCCGGCCTCGCCGTGCTGCCCGCGCTGTTCGGCTCGCTCGCCCTGCCCGGCGACCGGCACCCCGCCGCCGAGACCGGCCCGCTCAACCCGTGGCAGGAGCGCCTGCTGGTCACCGGCCTGACCGCGCTCGGGCTGGCCGTCTTCACCTACGCCATCGACACCGAGTACGGCGAGCTCTTCGTCGGCTTCCTGATCACCACCGGCTGCGCCGCCGGCACCTGGGTGAAGTCCGGGCTGTTCGAACGGGTCTCCCGGATCGCCGCCCGCAACCGGGCGTTCGGCACGGCCGCCGGCTTCGTCGCCGCCGCGCTCTTCCCGCTCACCCAGACCAACGACCACAACGCCAACGTCGGCGTCAACATCCTGATCTTCGCCACCGTGGCGCTCGGCCTGAACATCGTGGTCGGCCTCACCGGCCTGCTCGACCTCGGCTACGTCGCCTTCCTCGGCGTCGGCGCCTACACCGCCGCGCTGGTCTCCGGCTCGCCGTTCTCGCCGTTCCACCACCAGATCCCGTTCTGGGCCGCCGCACTGGTCGGCGCCGGCGCCTCCATGGTGTTCGGCATCCTGATCGGCGCGCCCACCCTGCGGCTGCGCGGCGACTACCTGGCCATCGTCACCATCGGCTTCGGCGAGATCTTCCACATCGCCGCGAAGAACCTCGACGGCACGTCAGGCCCGAAGATCACCAACGGCCCGAACGGCATCCCGCAGATCCCCGACATCAACCTCTTCGGCCTCGACCTCGGCAACAGCTGGCAACTCGGCTCGATCACCATCGGACGGTTCGCCAACTACTTCTACCTGATGCTCGTGGTCATCCTGATCGTGATCGCCGTCTTCAGCCGGGCCGGCAACTCCCGGATCGGCCGCGCCTGGATCGCCATCCGCGAGGACGAGACCGCCGCCGAGGCCATGGGCATCAACGGCTACCGGGCCAAGCTCACCGCCTTCGCCCTCGGCGCCACGCTGGCCGGACTGGCCGGCACGGTCAGCGCCCACGTCACCTACAACGTGGTCCCCGACCCGTACGTCTTCGCCGGCTCCGCCCCGCCCAACTCGGCCTTCCTGCTCGCCGCCGTGGTGCTCGGCGGCATGGGCACGGTCAGCGGACCGCTGCTCGGCGCCGCCCTGCTCTACCTGATCCCCGACAAGCTCGTCTTCATGGACAAGTACCAGCTGCTCGCCTTCGGCGTCGCGCTGATCCTGCTGATGCGCTTCCGCCCCGAGGGCCTGATCGCCAACCGGCGCCGGCAGGCCGAGTTCCACCAGGCCGACCTGCCCGCCCAGGGCGGCTCCCCCGACACCAGCAGCCTCAGCAAGGCAGGGGCCTGA
- a CDS encoding branched-chain amino acid ABC transporter permease: MHTLPQQLANGLFLGSTYGLIAIGYTMVYGIVQLINFAHGEIFMTGGFGALTVWLVLPHGTSLWLALPLMLIGGVITSVLIALGAERFAYRPLRNAPRLAPLIAAIGLSLALQQAVHNLYPNATSARVFPQLKAGPWNIGSVHVQSGDLFTVLAAPICMVLLAFFVQKSRTGRAMQATAQDPDTAQLMGIDTNRIIATAFAIGAVFAAVAAVCYGLRYGQVQYDMGFEAGLKAFTAAVLGGIGNIYGAMLGGLVLGLAETLATAYIADVPGMHQLGGGSWADVWAFVLLILVLLLRPQGLLGERVADRA; the protein is encoded by the coding sequence GTGCACACCCTGCCGCAACAACTCGCCAACGGCCTTTTCCTTGGGTCCACCTACGGGCTCATCGCCATCGGCTACACGATGGTCTACGGCATCGTGCAGCTCATCAACTTCGCCCACGGCGAGATCTTCATGACCGGAGGCTTCGGCGCCCTCACCGTCTGGCTGGTCCTGCCGCACGGCACCAGCCTCTGGCTGGCCCTGCCGCTGATGCTGATCGGCGGCGTGATCACCTCGGTGCTGATCGCGCTCGGCGCCGAACGGTTCGCCTACCGGCCGCTGCGCAACGCGCCCCGGCTCGCCCCGCTGATCGCCGCCATCGGCCTCTCGCTGGCGCTCCAGCAGGCCGTGCACAACCTCTACCCCAACGCCACCAGCGCCCGGGTCTTCCCCCAACTCAAGGCCGGCCCCTGGAACATCGGCTCGGTGCACGTGCAGTCCGGTGACCTGTTCACCGTGCTGGCCGCGCCGATCTGCATGGTCCTGCTGGCCTTCTTCGTCCAGAAGTCCCGCACCGGCCGCGCCATGCAGGCCACCGCCCAGGACCCGGACACCGCCCAGCTGATGGGCATCGACACCAACCGGATCATCGCCACCGCCTTCGCCATCGGCGCGGTGTTCGCCGCCGTCGCCGCCGTCTGCTACGGCCTGCGCTACGGCCAGGTGCAGTACGACATGGGCTTCGAGGCCGGCCTCAAGGCGTTCACCGCCGCCGTCCTCGGCGGCATCGGCAACATCTACGGCGCCATGCTCGGCGGCCTGGTGCTCGGCCTCGCCGAGACCCTCGCCACCGCCTACATCGCCGACGTCCCCGGCATGCACCAGCTCGGCGGCGGCAGTTGGGCCGACGTCTGGGCCTTCGTGCTGCTGATCCTGGTGCTGCTGCTGCGGCCACAAGGCCTGCTCGGCGAACGCGTAGCGGACCGGGCCTGA
- a CDS encoding branched-chain amino acid ABC transporter substrate-binding protein: MRHRSLLVLSVALTGALTVTACGSRGGSSGGSSSSGDLTVTIGVDAPLSGQNSATGLGIQYGVQIAVDDANKNNTVPGVKFKVKALDDQAQPGIGQQNATALVGDSSVLGVIGPLNSGVAQSMQQVFQTADLVEISPSNTNPALTQGPNWASGNKVRPFKTYFRTATTDALQGAFAAQYAYDTAGKRKAFVVDDKQDYGAGLASIFQSSFTKDGGSIAGTDHVNTGDKDFSTLVTKIKNSGADMLYYGGQYDEAQLITKQLKDAGANIPLMGGDGIYSATYITTAGTEAEGDLATSVGIPVDTLPSAQDFVAKYKAAKYPGDYGTYGGYSYDAALAIIKSIGKSMGSGGKTLPTRAQVVTGVQNADFDGIAGHVSFDQYGDTTDKQLTVYQVKSGKWVSVKTGSYTG; this comes from the coding sequence GTGCGCCATCGTTCACTGCTCGTCCTCAGCGTCGCCCTGACCGGGGCCCTCACCGTCACCGCGTGCGGGTCTCGCGGCGGCAGCAGCGGCGGCAGCTCCTCCAGCGGCGACCTCACCGTCACCATCGGCGTGGACGCCCCGCTCTCCGGCCAGAACTCCGCCACCGGCCTGGGCATCCAGTACGGCGTGCAGATCGCCGTGGACGACGCCAACAAGAACAACACCGTGCCCGGCGTGAAGTTCAAGGTGAAGGCCCTGGACGACCAGGCCCAGCCCGGCATCGGCCAGCAGAACGCCACCGCCCTGGTCGGCGACTCCAGCGTGCTCGGCGTGATCGGCCCGCTCAACTCCGGTGTGGCGCAGTCGATGCAGCAGGTCTTCCAGACCGCCGACCTGGTCGAGATCTCGCCCTCCAACACCAACCCGGCGCTCACCCAGGGCCCCAACTGGGCCAGCGGCAACAAGGTGCGCCCGTTCAAGACCTACTTCCGCACCGCCACCACCGACGCGCTGCAGGGCGCCTTCGCCGCCCAGTACGCCTACGACACGGCCGGCAAGCGCAAGGCCTTCGTGGTCGACGACAAGCAGGACTACGGCGCCGGCCTGGCCTCGATCTTCCAGAGCTCCTTCACCAAGGACGGCGGCTCGATCGCCGGCACCGACCACGTGAACACCGGGGACAAGGACTTCTCCACCCTGGTCACGAAGATCAAGAACTCCGGCGCCGACATGCTCTACTACGGCGGCCAGTACGACGAGGCCCAGCTGATCACCAAGCAGCTCAAGGACGCCGGCGCCAACATCCCGCTGATGGGCGGCGACGGCATCTACTCCGCGACCTACATCACCACCGCCGGCACCGAGGCCGAGGGCGACCTGGCCACCTCCGTCGGCATCCCGGTCGACACCCTGCCCAGCGCCCAGGACTTCGTCGCCAAGTACAAGGCCGCCAAGTACCCCGGTGACTACGGCACCTACGGCGGCTACTCGTACGACGCGGCCCTGGCCATCATCAAGTCGATCGGCAAGTCGATGGGCTCCGGCGGCAAGACCCTGCCGACCCGCGCCCAGGTGGTGACCGGCGTGCAGAACGCCGACTTCGACGGCATCGCCGGCCACGTCTCCTTCGACCAGTACGGCGACACCACCGACAAGCAGTTGACGGTCTACCAGGTCAAGTCCGGCAAGTGGGTGTCGGTCAAGACCGGCTCCTACACCGGCTGA
- a CDS encoding PaaI family thioesterase — MTEQPEQPAADGGPVVLDLPQDVVEHFAKLGVEPSTFSGGALGDKMGIRIAEASADRVVGTMPVEGNQQPYGLLHGGASAALAETLGSIGAMLHAGPGRYAVGVDLNVTHHRSATSGLVTGVATAVYKGRTAATYEIAVTDDTGRRITSCRLTCALRDL, encoded by the coding sequence ATGACCGAGCAGCCCGAGCAGCCCGCCGCGGACGGCGGCCCCGTGGTGCTGGACCTTCCGCAGGACGTGGTGGAGCACTTCGCCAAGCTCGGCGTGGAGCCCAGCACCTTCTCCGGCGGCGCCCTGGGCGACAAGATGGGCATCCGGATCGCGGAGGCCTCGGCGGACCGGGTGGTCGGGACGATGCCGGTGGAGGGCAACCAGCAGCCGTACGGGCTGCTGCACGGCGGCGCCTCGGCGGCGCTGGCCGAGACGCTCGGCTCGATAGGGGCGATGCTGCACGCCGGTCCGGGCCGGTACGCGGTCGGCGTGGACCTGAACGTCACCCACCACCGCTCGGCCACCTCGGGGCTGGTGACGGGGGTGGCGACCGCCGTCTACAAGGGGCGCACCGCCGCCACCTACGAGATCGCGGTCACCGACGACACCGGCCGCCGGATCACCAGCTGCCGGCTGACCTGCGCGCTGCGCGACCTGTAG